The genomic window TGAGGTGTGATCCTTGGAATTCGACCTGCTCGACGAACTAATACCTGGTGAAAACAGGCAATTCGTTACGGATGGAGAGGGGCCTATTACCAAAAATGACAACGCTTTCGAACTTTGCGCGGCTTTTATTGAAAATGGGGAGAAATTTTTCAGTGTAATCAGCAGATACGATGACGTGCTTAGTGATGTTTTTCATAGGCAGGGATACAAAGCGGGAGATACACTCCGCCTTATTCTTCCTTTTCTCAAAGCGTATGGAGTGACAAATCAGAAAATGATCGAATTTTCAAGATCCGACATATTGCTAGTACCTGGCGCAAAGCGTACGATGCGATTTGTTAGGGAGCTTATGCAGTCTTTCATTGTGAGTACAAGCTATGAACACTATGTGAATGCGGTGTGCGAGGCGATTGGATTCCCGTTTGAAAATACTTATTGCACTCGAGTTAATTTGGATTCCTGCAAGATTGACTCATGGGAAGAGAACATCTTGAGAAACTATGCTAAAGAAATCGCTTCAATGGATGTCATAGAAATTCCACCAAATGCGAAAAGACTAGAGGACTTCAACAAGAAGGATGAAGAGACAATAAAAAGGCTCGACGAGATCTTTTGGGAGGAAATGACGGATCTCGCTTCATACGAGCTTATCCTCGAAGTCAATCCAATTGGTGGAGAAGAAAAGGCCGCGGCAATTCTAGATGTATGCAGAAGGACAGGTATTGGCATCGAAGATACCATGTATGTCGGTGACAGCATAACCGATGTAGAAGCGTTTAAGATGGTAAGAGAGGCCGGTGGTGTCACGGTTTCATTCAACGGAAATTCCTATGCGGTTAGAAATGCAGAAATTGCCGTCCTATCGCACGACACCGTCGTGACCTCGGTACTTGCGGAAACTTTCTACAAAGGGGGAAAAGAATCCGTCTTAGAACTCGTTGAGAATTGGAATCTTGAGTACATCAGAAAAATGGGATATGTGCATGAATATCTGGTGAAAGAACTGATCAAGGTATTTCCGGAAAAACTTCCGCTCGTTGTTAAAGTGACTCCCGAAAATATGTCCGAGATCGCAGCACTTAGCTCGAAGTTCAGGAAAACAGTGAGAGGGGAAGCAATAGGCGCACTTGGATGATGCAACACATCCTGTACTCGCGAAAGCGAGATAAATGATCTGGCTAGCCCGGAAAGATTTATTCTTAATCTTTGCGGATATTGATCTCGGCAATATATGATTATGCTCTGTAATCAGAACCCGGTAAGAAAAGTGCTCCGGTCGGGATTTGAACCCGAGTCTTCGGCTTTCTTTCGGAATTTATCCGTCGAAAGGCCGAGATGATTGTCCGGACTACACTACCGGAGCGAGAGGCAAGCGTTCATGTGGAATTTTATACTTAAATCTTAGCAAAGTGCCCTATGGTTTCATAGAAGACAGCTGAATAGGTTATTTGTTGAAACCTAATTTGGATAATGTAGGTGGAATCGCATCGGTTTTAAAGGAATGCTCGATCGAAGCTATTTTTAAAGCTTCTAAGTCTGATGTTGCCATAGCATTAAATAATCGATTATGATATGACACAAGAAGCTAAAAGGTTCAAGTGGAGGATTCAATTGAATCACCACAATTACCACCTCGAGGAGGATGAAGAACTGGATGAACAGGGCGAGGACGTATTACGATCCCCTCTCCCAAATAGAAGAGAAGGGGAAATGTTTGGCATAGCTGATCAGCTCCTCGGGGGATCGAGGATTAGAGTTTTGTGTGCAGATGGAAAGGCCAGAATGGGTCGGATACCAGGAAAAATCAAAAAACGCATGTGGATAA from Methanomassiliicoccales archaeon includes these protein-coding regions:
- the eif1A gene encoding translation initiation factor eIF-1A, whose amino-acid sequence is MNHHNYHLEEDEELDEQGEDVLRSPLPNRREGEMFGIADQLLGGSRIRVLCADGKARMGRIPGKIKKRMWIRKGDLVIVKPWDFQDDKADILYRYTKTQANYLSRKKILPKNLDIF
- a CDS encoding HAD hydrolase family protein, producing the protein MEFDLLDELIPGENRQFVTDGEGPITKNDNAFELCAAFIENGEKFFSVISRYDDVLSDVFHRQGYKAGDTLRLILPFLKAYGVTNQKMIEFSRSDILLVPGAKRTMRFVRELMQSFIVSTSYEHYVNAVCEAIGFPFENTYCTRVNLDSCKIDSWEENILRNYAKEIASMDVIEIPPNAKRLEDFNKKDEETIKRLDEIFWEEMTDLASYELILEVNPIGGEEKAAAILDVCRRTGIGIEDTMYVGDSITDVEAFKMVREAGGVTVSFNGNSYAVRNAEIAVLSHDTVVTSVLAETFYKGGKESVLELVENWNLEYIRKMGYVHEYLVKELIKVFPEKLPLVVKVTPENMSEIAALSSKFRKTVRGEAIGALG